A stretch of Arachis hypogaea cultivar Tifrunner chromosome 15, arahy.Tifrunner.gnm2.J5K5, whole genome shotgun sequence DNA encodes these proteins:
- the LOC112751684 gene encoding 13-hydroxylupanine O-tigloyltransferase, whose protein sequence is MVLQKSSSSSSSSMVFKVRRNPAELVAPAGPTPNELKLLSDIDDQQNLRAHYSVVQFFPYQPSMAGKDPVHVIREALSKALVFYYPLAGRLREGPRGKLVVDCTSEGVLFIQADADVTLDHFGVDPLPPFPCFDELLLDVPFSDDGMINSPLLLIQVTRLKCGGFIFAIRVNHTLCDGCGIGQFIKAIAEISQGASNPSILPVWCRELLCARDPPRVTFIHHEYKQVPIDNDDKTVFLKPSQVSFFFGPKEIDALRCLLPRHLAQSSTTFDILTACLWRCRTAALQWNPNKKVRLMYAINARFESCRFNPPLPQGYYGNAFVFPAAVCSVGMLCQQPLSYALELVKESKKKATEEYVHSVADLMAIKGRPDVIVEGSLLVSDITKCGFREVDFGWGKALYSGLADTGGPEDIPGVSYFVPHTNSKGEHGRVLLICLPEEAIKRFEQELNRILQSSDQGY, encoded by the exons ATGGTTCTCCAAAAATCAtcctcatcatcgtcatcatcaatgGTGTTTAAAGTGAGGAGGAACCCAGCGGAACTAGTGGCACCTGCTGGACCCACCCCCAATGAGCTTAAGCTTCTCTCCGACATTGATGACCAACAAAATCTACGCGCCCACTATTCAGTGGTTCAGTTCTTTCCTTATCAACCTTCAATGGCAGGGAAAGACCCTGTCCATGTCATCAGGGAAGCGTTGTCCAAAGCACTTGTGTTCTATTATCCACTTGCCGGAAGGCTTAGGGAAGGCCCTAGGGGAAAACTTGTGGTGGATTGCACTTCCGAAGGTGTACTGTTCATCCAAGCTGATGCCGATGTTACACTTGACCATTTTGGTGTTGACCCTCTGCCTCCATTTCCTTGCTTTGATGAGCTCCTCTTGGATGTTCCATTTTCTGATGATGGAATGATAAACTCTCCGCTGCTGCTTATTCAGGTAACACGTCTCAAATGCGGTGGTTTCATCTTTGCTATACGTGTGAACCACACACTGTGTGATGGATGTGGAATTGGTCAATTCATAAAGGCCATAGCAGAAATCTCCCAAGGTGCATCAAACCCTTCAATTCTCCCAGTGTGGTGTAGGGAGCTTCTTTGTGCCAGAGACCCACCAAGAGTCACATTCATCCACCATGAATACAAACAAGTACCAATTGACAATGATGATAAAACTGTCTtcttaaaaccctcccaagttTCCTTCTTCTTTGGTCCCAAAGAGATTGATGCATTGCGGTGCCTCCTCCCTCGTCACCTTGCTCAATCGTCGACTACATTCGATATCCTCACTGCATGCTTGTGGCGTTGTCGTACAGCTGCACTACAATGGAACCCTAATAAGAAGGTTCGATTGATGTACGCTATCAACGCCCGTTTTGAATCTTGCAG GTTTAATCCTCCACTTCCTCAAGGTTATTATGGGAACGCTTTTGTGTTTCCTGCAGCAGTTTGCAGTGTTGGGATGCTATGCCAGCAGCCCTTGAGCTATGCGTTGGAGTTGGTGAAGGAGTCAAAGAAAAAAGCAACAGAGGAATATGTGCACTCTGTTGCGGATCTAATGGCCATTAAAGGAAGACCTGACGTTATTGTAGAAGGGTCTTTGTTAGTGTCAGATATCACAAAATGTGGATTTAGAGAAGTGGATTTCGGATGGGGTAAGGCTTTGTATTCCGGGCTAGCCGACACTGGTGGTCCAGAGGACATTCCCGGTGTCAGCTACTTTGTTCCACATACTAACTCTAAAGGAGAACATGGTAGGGTGCTTTTAATTTGCCTCCCAGAAGAAGCCATCAAAAGGTTTGAGCAAGAGCTTAATAGAATACTTCAGAGTTCAGATCAAGGATACTAA